CCGTCAGCCTCCAGGCTGACCGTGTCTCCGCTCATGCCGAGCAGCTTGCCCCTGAAATTCCGCTGGCCGTTGATCGGCTCCGCCGTCCGCAGCTTGACGCGGCTGCCGGCGAAGCGCTCGTAATCGGCGCGCTTGTAGAGGCCGCGCTCGATGCCCGGCGACGAAACTTCGAGCGTGTACTGATTCGGGATCAGGTCTTCAACGTCGAACAGGGTGCCGACCTGATTGCTGACGCGCTCGCAGTCGTTGATCGTGACGCCGCCCGGCTTATCAATGAAGATGCGCAAGACGAAATGATTGCGCGGCCCCACCGCCTCCCAGTGAACCAGTTCGAGCCCCTCGCGCGCCGCCACGCGCTCTATGATCTCGTTAATCGCTTCACGGTTTAAGCCGGCCATTATCCCTAATGAAAAAAGTGGGCCAAGCCCACTTGTTTACCAAGCTTATTATGATACCCGTTTGTGCAAAGAAATTGCAAGGCATCGCGCCGCGCCGCAACCGCGGGCCGCAAAAAGAAGCGCGGCACTGCGGCCTCATCATGGCCATGCGATGCCGCGCCTTT
The Blastocatellia bacterium DNA segment above includes these coding regions:
- the rimP gene encoding ribosome maturation factor RimP — its product is MAGLNREAINEIIERVAAREGLELVHWEAVGPRNHFVLRIFIDKPGGVTINDCERVSNQVGTLFDVEDLIPNQYTLEVSSPGIERGLYKRADYERFAGSRVKLRTAEPINGQRNFRGKLLGMSGDTVSLEADGPGRIDIPFEQIAKANIEYEF